The window GGATTTAGTCATTTTAGCGTCAGATAACGCCTGTTCCATTGGTCCACTGCATCTTTTTATAATTGGGTCAACCAGTTCTTCGAGTTTAGCCCTTGTTAGGGTCGTTGTTAAGTGTTTAGGTCCTTCTGCAGTTGCAGTTATGAATGGGAGATTTATGTCGGTTGTTAAGGTAGTCGAAAGTTCTATTTTTGCTTTTTCTGCAGCCTCTCGAAGTCTCTGGACGGCCTGATCATCAACCATGAGATCTACGCCAGTATCTTTTTTGAATTCGCTTGCAAGGTAGTTCATGATAGCGTTATCCATGTCAGTTCCGCCCAGTTTAGTATCTCCACTGGTAGATTTTACTTCAAATACGCCTCCACCAAATTCCATGATGGTTACATCAAGTGTTCCACCACCGAAATCAAAAACCATGATTTCTAATTCTTCTTCCTCTTCTTTATCAATACCATAAGCAAGACTTGCTGCGGTTGGTTCGTTTACGAGCCTTACGACTTCTAATCCCGCAATTGTACCTGCATCTTTTGTAGCGGTCCTCTGATTATCGTTAAAGTATGCTGGAACTGTAATTACGGCTTTATGTACTTCTTCTCCAAGGAAAGCTTCAGCATCTTTCTTAATTTTTTGTAAAATAAAAGCTGAGATTTCCTGGGGGCTGTACTGTTTTCCCATTACATTTACTTTGTAATCTGTTCCCATACTTCTTTTTATGGCACTTATGGTGTTTTCAGGGTTGGTTACTGCCTGTCTCCTCGCTGGTTCTCCAACTAACCTTTGTCCGTCAGGAGTAAATGCAACATAACTTGGAAATGCTTTACCATATTGTGTAGCTCCTTCTGCACTTGGTATGATGGTAGGTTTTCCACCAACCAGTACTGCTGCTGCGGAGTTACTTGTTCCAAGATCTATACCTATGATTTTTTCTTTTTTATTATTAGCCATTGATATCACCTTGTTTTACTATTATCATATAAATATAAGTTATTTTTATTTTTTACAGACTTTTACCATTGCATATTTAATTACTTTATCATTAAGGGTGTATCCCTTTGCGAGTTCTTCTGTAATTACTCCACTTTCGTAGTCTTCATGGTTTTCAGTCATTAAAGCTTCATGCTTGAAGGGATCGAATTTTTCTCCTTCTGCAGGGATTTCAGAAAGCCCTTGCTTTTCAAGTAAATCTTTAAGGTTTTTATATATTAATTCAACGCCTTCTCTGACGTTTTCACTTTTTTCGTCTGATTTAAGTGCTCTTTCAAGGTCTTCATAGATGTCTATTATTTTAAGAATTAAACCTTCATTAGCATATTTTATGTGTTCGCTCATGCTTTTTTCAGTTCTTTTCTTGTAATTTTCAAAATCAGCCTGAAGGCGCTGTATTTGAGAGTAATAATCATCAATTTTCTGATCTTTTTCCTCAATCTGCTTTTTTAGATCCTCAATTGATTCTTCCTTCTCTTTCAGATCGTTTTTTAAGGTTTTCAGCTCATCTTTATCAGTCATTAATTCACCTTTTGAAGTGATAAAAACAATAGTAATCTTTAATAGGTTATAGTAACAAAAGGTTATATAAATCTTTCGCACTAAACTAATATGATCAAAACTAGAATTGGTGAAAATCACTTTTGTCAATCATTTAATATAAAGGGATAACATGGATCTGGAAGCAATACT of the Methanobacterium sp. genome contains:
- the grpE gene encoding nucleotide exchange factor GrpE, which gives rise to MTDKDELKTLKNDLKEKEESIEDLKKQIEEKDQKIDDYYSQIQRLQADFENYKKRTEKSMSEHIKYANEGLILKIIDIYEDLERALKSDEKSENVREGVELIYKNLKDLLEKQGLSEIPAEGEKFDPFKHEALMTENHEDYESGVITEELAKGYTLNDKVIKYAMVKVCKK
- the dnaK gene encoding molecular chaperone DnaK; translated protein: MANNKKEKIIGIDLGTSNSAAAVLVGGKPTIIPSAEGATQYGKAFPSYVAFTPDGQRLVGEPARRQAVTNPENTISAIKRSMGTDYKVNVMGKQYSPQEISAFILQKIKKDAEAFLGEEVHKAVITVPAYFNDNQRTATKDAGTIAGLEVVRLVNEPTAASLAYGIDKEEEEELEIMVFDFGGGTLDVTIMEFGGGVFEVKSTSGDTKLGGTDMDNAIMNYLASEFKKDTGVDLMVDDQAVQRLREAAEKAKIELSTTLTTDINLPFITATAEGPKHLTTTLTRAKLEELVDPIIKRCSGPMEQALSDAKMTKSDIDKIILVGGPTRMPVVQKFVENFIGKPIERGIDPMECVAMGAAIQGGVLAGEIKDLVLLDVTPLSLGIETLGSVFTKLIERNTTIPTKKSQIFSTAADNQTSVDIHVLQGERPMAHDNTTLGRFQLVGIPPAPRGIPQIEVTFDIDANGIMNVSAKDMGTGKEQAITITASTKLSQEEIDQKIREAEMHAEEDKKRQEEIQIRNEADSMIYTSEKTLEELGDKVDKDQKEKIEALVKELRELVGGDDVAAIKSKTEELTKVVQEVGAKIYQEAQQAQQAQQQAEQNAQGAQGSQQANNDDTIDADYEVKK